In the Myxococcus fulvus genome, one interval contains:
- a CDS encoding dimethylarginine dimethylaminohydrolase family protein: MELFLMSPPGRGWALRGRNNFRSREAPQVDARKARREWLALARAIEARGGTVVALTSPSELLTGMPYAAECGQVVAREGHAPWFVLPRMMSEHRRAEREHWAALAERMGFEVVDPGVGIWEAHGDVAHIDGATLLFWGGRTKLEGLEAAARWFPGEVVRVQVREPAFHGNMALLPLPSVDRMLVCPEVIAPESFTRLRERFGDARLLVVTEDEIRRYATNGLPLGRELLAPSVVPESVRSRLEALGMRVVSLDMGELCEKGGGSSRCLVSRAVVEDGAVSIPDEARLAAVARDIETDA; the protein is encoded by the coding sequence ATGGAACTCTTCCTCATGTCGCCGCCGGGACGTGGCTGGGCACTGCGAGGACGCAACAACTTCCGCAGTCGCGAGGCGCCACAGGTGGATGCGCGCAAGGCTCGCCGCGAGTGGCTGGCCCTGGCGCGAGCCATCGAGGCGCGCGGTGGCACGGTGGTGGCGCTCACCTCTCCGTCAGAGCTGCTCACGGGCATGCCCTACGCGGCGGAGTGCGGACAAGTGGTGGCGCGCGAGGGACATGCACCCTGGTTCGTGCTGCCCCGGATGATGAGCGAGCACCGACGCGCGGAGCGTGAGCACTGGGCGGCGCTGGCCGAGCGCATGGGCTTCGAGGTGGTCGACCCGGGCGTGGGCATCTGGGAGGCGCATGGAGACGTGGCGCACATCGACGGCGCCACGCTCCTGTTCTGGGGTGGACGCACGAAACTCGAGGGACTGGAGGCCGCGGCGCGCTGGTTCCCCGGCGAGGTGGTGCGCGTGCAGGTCCGCGAGCCCGCGTTCCACGGCAACATGGCGCTGCTGCCGCTGCCCTCGGTGGACCGGATGTTGGTGTGTCCGGAGGTCATCGCGCCCGAGTCCTTCACGAGGCTGCGTGAGCGCTTCGGGGATGCGCGACTGCTCGTGGTGACGGAGGACGAGATTCGTCGCTACGCCACGAACGGCCTGCCGCTGGGACGGGAGCTGCTCGCGCCCTCGGTGGTGCCCGAGTCGGTACGTTCCCGGCTGGAGGCGCTGGGGATGCGGGTGGTGTCACTCGACATGGGAGAACTCTGCGAGAAGGGTGGTGGTTCCTCGCGCTGTCTCGTGTCGCGAGCGGTGGTGGAGGATGGCGCGGTGAGCATTCCGGACGAGGCCCGCCTGGCGGCCGTGGCGAGGGACATCGAAACCGATGCGTGA
- a CDS encoding GTPase, protein MDETSLPEPEALRSLLRTALELPALQPHAARLERLVDDYARGVANRDAPLAVALVGATGAGKSTLLNALAGQPLSREGVDRPTSTVATVFAPEGAAADSLAQSGARVTTYLPGPQALWGGQVFIDTPDLNSVATTHRDVARAALERADVALVVMHRGSVAEATQVQFLTEFARRRALVFILNFADELSPESRETLKAQVRRVASEQYGLSPQDVPVFAISAQAAKDGRDVSGEFGPLLFHLRGLATQAIAARVRRGNAMGALEEVSSRVKAALEETEALLGRTRTALGSGMEKASEGLREDFDSRLKLAHGHLAAEVRRQAGGRFWGPAAWGLRLSLWGASGLGAAALVGRASLPAGLAVAAASTVVDAVRGHTRARAAESTVVEPFEDDFGVESAARTALAEARSIARAGGLEPSVLGVPDLDVLLEEVRAARASAWRYTVTTGVGEAVAGWWRTARWLVLPLINLPLLVLLGHMGYRVVRAYVEGPLLPLDYFVNAGALFVLLAGAGALLASASLAGAARRAGSGGRARFVETLATLGRRLGEAVDDGLRPGREAARRILTLR, encoded by the coding sequence GTGGACGAGACGAGCCTGCCCGAGCCCGAAGCCCTGCGGTCCCTGTTGCGGACCGCACTGGAACTGCCAGCCCTCCAGCCGCATGCGGCGCGATTGGAGCGGCTCGTGGACGACTACGCGCGCGGCGTGGCGAACCGGGACGCGCCGCTCGCCGTGGCGCTCGTGGGCGCCACCGGCGCCGGCAAGTCCACCCTCCTCAACGCGCTCGCGGGCCAGCCCCTCTCGCGCGAGGGCGTGGACCGTCCCACCAGCACCGTCGCCACCGTGTTCGCCCCCGAGGGCGCCGCGGCCGACTCGCTGGCCCAGTCCGGCGCCCGCGTCACGACCTACCTCCCCGGCCCCCAGGCGCTCTGGGGCGGACAGGTGTTCATCGACACACCCGACCTCAACAGCGTGGCCACCACGCATCGCGACGTGGCGCGCGCGGCGCTGGAACGCGCGGATGTCGCGCTGGTGGTGATGCACCGGGGCAGCGTCGCGGAGGCCACCCAGGTCCAGTTCCTCACCGAGTTCGCCCGCCGCCGCGCGCTCGTGTTCATCCTCAACTTCGCCGACGAGCTGTCCCCCGAGTCGCGCGAGACGCTCAAGGCCCAGGTGCGCCGCGTCGCCTCGGAGCAGTACGGCCTTTCGCCCCAGGACGTCCCCGTGTTCGCCATCAGCGCGCAGGCGGCGAAGGACGGCCGCGACGTGTCCGGCGAGTTCGGCCCTCTGCTCTTCCATCTCCGAGGACTCGCCACCCAGGCCATCGCCGCGCGCGTGCGACGCGGCAACGCGATGGGCGCGCTGGAGGAGGTGTCCTCGCGCGTGAAGGCCGCGCTCGAGGAGACGGAAGCCCTGCTCGGGCGCACGCGCACAGCCCTCGGCTCCGGAATGGAGAAGGCCTCCGAGGGCCTGCGCGAAGACTTCGACTCACGCCTCAAGCTCGCGCACGGCCACCTGGCCGCGGAGGTGCGACGACAGGCCGGTGGACGCTTCTGGGGGCCCGCGGCGTGGGGCCTCAGGCTGTCTCTGTGGGGCGCGAGCGGACTGGGCGCGGCGGCGCTCGTCGGACGTGCCAGCCTCCCCGCGGGGCTCGCGGTGGCCGCGGCCTCCACGGTGGTGGACGCGGTGCGAGGCCACACGCGCGCGCGCGCCGCGGAGAGCACCGTGGTGGAGCCCTTCGAGGACGACTTCGGCGTGGAGTCCGCGGCGCGCACCGCGCTGGCGGAGGCGCGCAGCATCGCGCGGGCCGGAGGCCTGGAGCCCTCGGTGCTCGGCGTGCCGGACCTGGACGTGCTCCTGGAGGAGGTGCGCGCGGCGCGGGCGTCCGCGTGGCGCTACACCGTCACCACGGGCGTGGGAGAGGCAGTGGCGGGATGGTGGCGCACCGCGCGGTGGCTGGTGCTGCCACTCATCAACCTGCCCCTGCTGGTGCTGCTCGGACACATGGGCTACCGCGTGGTGCGGGCCTACGTGGAGGGCCCCCTGTTGCCGTTGGACTACTTCGTCAACGCGGGAGCCCTCTTCGTGCTGCTCGCCGGAGCGGGCGCGCTGCTGGCCTCAGCGAGTCTCGCTGGGGCCGCTCGCCGTGCGGGCTCGGGCGGGCGCGCGCGCTTCGTCGAGACCCTGGCCACCCTGGGCCGGCGGCTGGGAGAGGCCGTCGATGATGGCCTTCGCCCCGGGCGGGAGGCCGCGCGGCGAATCCTCACGCTCCGGTGA
- a CDS encoding TetR/AcrR family transcriptional regulator — MASKTPTPDRKAARPARRTQQERRETTRRKLLDATIETLVELGHARLTTVEVAKRAGVSQGALFTHFDTKEELLAAAVEHLFPRLIQDYLAGVGARPAGKDRIASAVDMLWAAYQRPELQAAIELYVAARTDAELRVALAAVDGPHRENMHRVARELFPDVASASPEFHSVVELALDAVQGAAVGGSARPNDPAHRGMLDALTRFMRSAFSPPTPQRARTRPRS, encoded by the coding sequence ATGGCCTCCAAGACTCCCACCCCGGACCGCAAGGCGGCGCGCCCCGCGCGGCGCACGCAGCAGGAGCGACGCGAGACGACGCGGCGCAAGCTGCTGGACGCGACCATCGAGACGTTGGTGGAGCTGGGTCACGCCCGGCTGACGACGGTGGAGGTAGCGAAGCGAGCGGGCGTCTCCCAGGGTGCCCTCTTCACGCACTTCGACACGAAGGAGGAGCTGCTCGCAGCGGCGGTGGAGCACCTCTTCCCCCGACTCATCCAGGACTACCTGGCCGGCGTGGGTGCTCGGCCCGCGGGCAAGGACCGCATCGCCTCCGCGGTGGACATGTTGTGGGCGGCGTATCAGCGACCGGAGCTGCAGGCGGCCATCGAGCTGTACGTGGCGGCGCGCACGGACGCGGAGCTGCGCGTGGCGCTCGCCGCCGTGGACGGTCCCCACCGCGAGAACATGCACCGGGTGGCGCGCGAGCTGTTCCCCGACGTGGCCTCCGCCTCTCCGGAGTTCCACTCGGTGGTGGAGCTGGCGCTGGACGCCGTGCAGGGCGCGGCCGTCGGTGGCAGTGCCCGCCCGAACGACCCGGCCCACCGCGGCATGCTGGACGCCCTCACCCGCTTCATGCGCAGCGCCTTCTCTCCTCCGACTCCTCAACGAGCGCGCACACGCCCCAGGTCCTGA
- a CDS encoding sterol desaturase family protein, translating to MDATHIPDLIAPAIPVFILTVVAEFFWVKKLREENAAMVGHTWKDSLASLSMGLGNVFINVVWKGVAFAGYLALYQLTPLRMGTGVLAWVLLFFADDLCYYWFHRVHHESRFFWASHVVHHSSQHYNLTTALRQTWTPPTSWVFWAPLALLGFSPVMIVVMQSVSLLYQYWIHTEAIGRLPRPLEWVLNTPSHHRVHHAANPRYLDKNYAGILIIWDRLFGTFEPEGEKPVYGLTKNLKTFNPVRIAFHEFASIAKDAAKQGSLRQRLSYVFRNPAWKPADSSTPRQGPPSSEPETVSPSA from the coding sequence ATGGACGCCACGCACATCCCCGACCTCATCGCACCCGCCATTCCCGTGTTCATCCTGACGGTGGTGGCCGAGTTCTTCTGGGTGAAGAAGCTGCGCGAGGAGAACGCCGCCATGGTGGGGCACACCTGGAAGGACTCGCTCGCCAGCCTCTCCATGGGGCTGGGCAACGTGTTCATCAACGTGGTGTGGAAGGGCGTGGCCTTCGCGGGCTACCTGGCGCTGTACCAGCTGACACCGCTGCGCATGGGCACGGGCGTGCTCGCGTGGGTGCTCCTCTTCTTCGCGGACGACCTCTGCTACTACTGGTTCCACCGCGTCCACCACGAGAGCCGCTTCTTCTGGGCGTCGCACGTGGTGCACCACTCCAGCCAGCACTACAACCTGACGACGGCGCTGCGGCAGACGTGGACGCCTCCGACGAGCTGGGTGTTCTGGGCGCCGCTGGCGCTGCTGGGCTTCTCGCCGGTGATGATTGTCGTCATGCAGTCGGTGAGCCTGCTGTACCAGTACTGGATTCACACCGAAGCCATCGGCCGGCTGCCGCGTCCGCTCGAGTGGGTGCTCAACACGCCGTCGCACCACCGCGTGCACCACGCGGCGAACCCGCGCTACCTGGACAAGAACTACGCGGGCATCCTCATCATCTGGGACCGGCTGTTCGGCACCTTCGAGCCGGAGGGTGAGAAGCCCGTCTACGGCCTCACCAAGAACCTGAAGACGTTCAACCCGGTGCGCATCGCGTTCCACGAGTTCGCCTCCATCGCGAAGGACGCGGCGAAGCAGGGCTCGCTGCGGCAACGGCTGAGCTACGTCTTCCGCAACCCCGCATGGAAGCCAGCGGACTCCTCCACGCCGCGCCAGGGTCCGCCGAGTTCGGAACCGGAGACAGTGAGCCCCTCGGCCTGA